In a single window of the Papaver somniferum cultivar HN1 chromosome 8, ASM357369v1, whole genome shotgun sequence genome:
- the LOC113302610 gene encoding novel plant SNARE 11-like, whose protein sequence is MDLSSISDELAEIDGQISDIFRALSNGFQKLEKIKDSSRQSRQLEELTGKMRECKRLIKEFDREVKDGEHSYGPDENKLLTEKKQSMIKELNSYVALKKQYASTLDNKRVDLFDGPGGGEGYGEENVLLASNMSNQQLIDSGNRMMDDTDQAIERSKKVVEDTVNVGAETAAALKAQTEQMSRIVNELDSIHFSIKKASQLVKEIGRQVATDKCIMAFLFLIVIGVIAIIIVKIVHPNNKDIRDIPGLGPPVQSRKLLWLPDNVYYSK, encoded by the exons ATGGATCTATCCTCCATTAGCGACGAGTTAGCGGAGATAGACGGGCAGATTAGTGATATTTTCAGAGCACTATC AAATGGGTTCCAAAAGCTGGAGAAAATCAAAGACTCGAGTAGGCAGAGTCGACAACTGGAGGAGCTTACAGGCAAAATGAGGGAGTGTAAGAG GCTGATTAAAGAGTTCGACCGGGAAGTGAAGGATGGTGAGCACAGCTATGGTCCAGACGAGAACAAATTGCTTACAGAGAAAAAACAGTCAATG ATTAAAGAGTTAAACTCCTATGTCGCTCTCAAAAAGCA ATATGCAAGCACTCTTGACAATAAGCGAGTTGATCTTTTTGATGGGCCTGGTGGTGGAGAAGGATATGGCGAGGAGAATGTTTTGTTGGCCTCAA ATATGAGCAATCAGCAGCTGATTGACAGTGGTAACCGGATGATGGATGATACTGATCAAGCAATTGAGAGGTCAAAGAAA GTTGTTGAAGACACAGTTAATGTTGGAGCTGAAACTGCAGCAGCTCTAAAGGCCCAG ACAGAGCAAATGAGTAGGATCGTTAATGAGTTAGACTCGATTCATTTCTCAATCAAGAAGGCTTCACAACTGGTCAAGGAAATCGGTAGGCAG GTTGCAACTGATAAATGTATTATGGCCTTCCTTTTTCTAATTGTTATTGGAGTCATAGCCATTATCATTGTCAAG ATTGTGCATCCAAATAACAAAGACATTCGAGATATTCCCGGTCTTGGTCCACCAGTCCAAAGCCGAAAACTTCTTTGGCTTCCGGACAATGTTTATTACAGCAAGTGA